Proteins encoded by one window of Deinococcus sp. KSM4-11:
- the rhaS gene encoding rhamnose ABC transporter substrate-binding protein, with amino-acid sequence MKSRSLLLSALALGSVATLAYAQTPALKKGLKITLLPKNINNPYNVIETSGGTEAGKEIEANVKIVGPSDAGASSQVSYINTAIAQKQDALVLAANDANALLPYLARAKASGMKIVTMDSDTAVSGRTLFINQANSEGIGRAQVQLVGKLIGYKGDIAVLSATPNATNQNTWIKWMQEELKLPKYKDMKLVKIAYGNDDDQKSFTEMQGLIQAYPNLKGVISPTTVGISAGARYLSTSPQKGKVMLTGLGTPNQMRAFVKDGTVTAFQLWNPADVGYLATYAAAALVSGQITGKEGEKFKAGKLGEYTIGKNGEIIVGPPYTFDKANIDKFDF; translated from the coding sequence CTCGGTTCCGTCGCCACCCTGGCCTACGCGCAGACGCCCGCGCTGAAAAAGGGCCTGAAGATCACGCTGCTGCCCAAGAACATCAACAACCCCTACAACGTCATCGAGACCAGCGGCGGCACCGAGGCCGGCAAGGAAATCGAGGCGAACGTCAAGATCGTCGGCCCGTCCGACGCCGGGGCCAGCAGCCAGGTCAGCTACATCAACACCGCGATCGCCCAGAAGCAGGACGCCCTGGTGCTCGCCGCGAACGACGCCAACGCCCTGCTGCCGTACCTCGCGCGGGCCAAGGCGAGCGGCATGAAGATCGTCACCATGGACTCGGACACCGCCGTGTCCGGCCGCACGCTGTTCATCAACCAGGCGAACTCCGAGGGCATCGGCCGCGCGCAGGTGCAACTGGTCGGCAAGCTGATCGGCTACAAGGGCGACATCGCCGTGCTGTCGGCCACGCCCAACGCCACCAACCAGAACACCTGGATCAAGTGGATGCAGGAAGAACTCAAGCTGCCCAAGTACAAGGACATGAAACTCGTCAAGATCGCGTACGGCAACGACGATGACCAGAAGTCCTTCACCGAGATGCAGGGCCTGATCCAGGCGTACCCGAACCTCAAGGGCGTCATCTCGCCCACCACGGTCGGCATCAGCGCCGGCGCGCGGTACCTCTCGACCAGCCCGCAGAAAGGCAAGGTCATGCTGACTGGCCTGGGCACGCCCAACCAGATGCGCGCCTTCGTCAAGGACGGCACCGTCACCGCCTTCCAGCTGTGGAACCCGGCCGACGTGGGTTACCTCGCCACGTATGCCGCCGCCGCCCTGGTCAGCGGCCAGATCACCGGCAAGGAAGGCGAGAAGTTCAAGGCCGGGAAACTCGGCGAGTACACCATCGGCAAGAACGGCGAGATCATCGTCGGGCCGCCCTACACCTTCGACAAGGCCAACATCGACAAGTTCGACTTCTAG
- a CDS encoding arabinose isomerase, producing the protein MTNTYPLRVGLFGIGLDTYWPQFEGLEERLKGYVAQVAARLERPGVEVVNLGLIDTPPKALEAGHALRRADVDIVFLYVTTYALSSTVLPVVQRAGVPVVILNLQPEAAIDYARFNALGNRTAMTGDWLAFCAACPVPEIANVMKRAGIAFHQVTGVLEGDDHVWREVDGWIDAARVSHGMAHGRLGVMGRYYNGMLDIYSDLTLQAITFGTHIEIVEPDELSAIRREVTDAEVSARLDDFQREFDVQPDCDPAELTRAARTSVALDAFVERHDLTSLAYYAEGSPGSENEDVLTSVILGCSLLTARGIPVAGEYEVKNAQAMKIMDILGAGGSFTEYYALDFNDDVVLMGHDGPGHTNIAQGRTKVRPLEVYHGKVGRGLSVEMSVQHGPVTLLSVVEEGGGLKLLVAQGESVPGPILEIGNTNSRYRFPIGARAFVEAWNEQGPAHHCAIGVGHVADRIRKLGALKGMPVAQVC; encoded by the coding sequence ATGACCAACACCTACCCACTCAGAGTCGGCCTGTTCGGCATTGGCCTGGACACGTACTGGCCGCAGTTCGAGGGCCTGGAGGAGAGATTGAAGGGCTACGTGGCGCAGGTGGCCGCGCGGCTGGAGCGGCCGGGCGTGGAGGTCGTGAATCTCGGCCTGATCGACACGCCGCCGAAGGCCCTGGAGGCGGGGCACGCGCTGCGCCGGGCCGACGTGGACATCGTGTTCCTGTATGTGACCACGTATGCGCTGTCCAGCACGGTGCTGCCGGTGGTGCAGCGGGCAGGTGTTCCTGTGGTCATCCTGAACCTGCAACCCGAGGCGGCCATCGACTACGCGCGCTTCAATGCGCTGGGGAACCGCACGGCCATGACCGGCGACTGGCTGGCGTTCTGCGCGGCGTGCCCGGTGCCCGAGATTGCGAACGTGATGAAACGCGCGGGGATCGCGTTTCATCAGGTGACGGGCGTGCTGGAGGGCGACGACCACGTGTGGCGCGAGGTGGACGGCTGGATCGACGCGGCCCGCGTGTCGCACGGCATGGCGCATGGCCGTCTGGGCGTGATGGGCCGCTACTACAACGGCATGCTGGACATCTATTCCGACCTGACCCTGCAGGCCATCACCTTCGGCACGCACATCGAGATCGTGGAACCCGACGAGCTGAGCGCGATCCGGCGGGAGGTGACGGATGCCGAGGTGTCGGCGCGGCTGGACGACTTCCAGCGTGAGTTCGACGTGCAGCCGGACTGCGACCCCGCCGAGTTGACCCGCGCGGCGCGAACCAGCGTGGCCCTCGACGCCTTTGTGGAGCGGCACGACCTGACCTCGCTGGCGTACTACGCCGAGGGCTCGCCCGGCAGCGAGAACGAGGACGTGCTGACCTCCGTGATCCTGGGCTGCTCGCTGCTGACCGCACGCGGCATTCCCGTGGCGGGCGAGTACGAGGTGAAGAACGCGCAGGCCATGAAGATCATGGACATCCTCGGCGCCGGCGGGTCGTTCACCGAGTATTACGCCCTGGATTTCAATGACGACGTGGTGCTGATGGGCCACGACGGCCCCGGCCACACGAACATCGCGCAGGGCCGCACGAAAGTCCGGCCGCTGGAGGTCTACCACGGCAAGGTCGGACGTGGCCTGAGCGTCGAGATGAGCGTCCAGCACGGCCCCGTGACGCTGCTGTCGGTGGTCGAGGAGGGCGGCGGCCTCAAGCTGCTGGTCGCGCAGGGCGAGAGCGTGCCCGGCCCGATCCTGGAGATCGGGAATACCAACAGCCGCTACCGCTTTCCCATCGGCGCGCGGGCGTTCGTCGAGGCGTGGAACGAGCAGGGGCCAGCGCACCACTGTGCCATCGGCGTGGGGCACGTCGCGGATCGCATCCGGAAGCTCGGGGCGCTCAAAGGCATGCCGGTGGCGCAGGTCTGCTGA
- the queF gene encoding preQ(1) synthase: MAVPQNSGFDRRYDVRGLDDIDVQVLGTFPHVRADDPVAYPGEPMQIEIVTDEFSPICPWSGLPDFGRLEIRYLPRHHCVELKSLKYYLTSYRFVGIFHEHATRRVLADLVKLLDPLSMELRCDYGMRGGMNTICTVRYRAADHQGA, translated from the coding sequence ATGGCCGTGCCGCAGAACTCAGGCTTCGACCGCCGCTACGACGTGCGCGGCCTGGACGACATCGACGTGCAGGTGCTCGGCACCTTTCCCCACGTGCGCGCGGACGATCCGGTGGCCTATCCCGGCGAGCCCATGCAGATCGAGATCGTCACTGACGAGTTCAGCCCCATCTGCCCATGGAGCGGCCTGCCGGACTTCGGGCGCCTGGAGATCCGCTACCTGCCCCGGCACCACTGCGTGGAACTCAAGAGCCTCAAGTACTACCTGACCAGCTACCGCTTCGTGGGTATCTTCCACGAGCACGCCACGCGCCGCGTACTGGCCGATCTGGTGAAGCTCCTCGACCCGCTGAGCATGGAACTCCGCTGCGATTACGGCATGCGCGGCGGCATGAACACCATCTGCACGGTGCGGTACAGGGCCGCCGACCACCAGGGAGCCTGA
- a CDS encoding 6-carboxytetrahydropterin synthase: MPWTLRTEFTFDSAHVITGYDGPCGRLHGHTYRVRMELSSDTLRPSAHVKRNIMVADFRTLKWAKKDVEHGGLDHAFLNDLPDLGDDTTAEVIAAYIHRKTMERVRADLPDGDDGEDLKLKVTLWETPDSSCEYWE, from the coding sequence GTGCCCTGGACACTCCGCACAGAGTTCACGTTCGACTCGGCGCACGTGATCACCGGCTACGACGGTCCCTGCGGGCGTCTGCACGGCCACACCTACCGCGTGCGGATGGAACTGAGCAGCGACACACTCCGGCCCAGTGCCCATGTGAAACGAAACATCATGGTCGCGGACTTCCGAACTCTGAAATGGGCCAAGAAGGACGTCGAGCATGGCGGCCTGGATCACGCGTTCCTGAACGACCTGCCGGATCTCGGCGACGACACGACCGCCGAGGTCATTGCGGCCTACATCCACCGCAAGACCATGGAACGCGTCCGTGCTGACCTGCCCGACGGGGACGATGGGGAAGACCTGAAACTCAAGGTCACCCTCTGGGAAACGCCGGATTCATCCTGCGAGTACTGGGAATGA
- a CDS encoding 7-carboxy-7-deazaguanine synthase QueE, with translation MKYPVHERFYTWQGEGVHLGRAAYFIRLYGCPQACPWCDSAGTWHKDYRPEGVTLMSAQELADVVAHDSPDGAFVVITGGEPILFDLGPLVDLLHGMNRRVHIETSGIAQLRGDIDWVTLSPKPFGQWPEASVVARADEVKIIVHDPSDLQAGLDTLTGLRDDAVIWLHPEWSRARDRDTTVLNAITEAVKSNPRLRAGYQMHKLYRADDLDVHSDKRLVPLGGNTELGY, from the coding sequence ATGAAGTACCCCGTCCACGAGCGCTTCTACACCTGGCAGGGTGAGGGCGTGCACCTGGGGCGCGCGGCGTACTTCATCCGGCTGTACGGCTGCCCGCAGGCGTGCCCGTGGTGCGACAGCGCCGGGACGTGGCATAAGGACTACCGGCCCGAAGGCGTCACGCTGATGTCCGCCCAGGAACTCGCGGACGTGGTGGCGCACGACAGCCCGGATGGGGCCTTCGTGGTCATTACGGGCGGGGAGCCGATCCTGTTCGATCTCGGGCCCCTGGTCGACCTGCTGCACGGGATGAACCGGCGCGTCCACATCGAGACGAGCGGCATTGCTCAGCTTCGCGGCGACATCGACTGGGTGACGCTGTCCCCGAAACCCTTCGGCCAGTGGCCGGAGGCCTCGGTGGTCGCCCGTGCGGACGAGGTGAAGATCATCGTCCACGACCCCAGTGACCTCCAGGCCGGTCTGGACACCCTGACGGGCCTGCGGGACGACGCGGTGATCTGGCTGCACCCGGAATGGAGCAGGGCACGAGACAGAGATACCACCGTGCTCAACGCCATCACCGAGGCCGTCAAGTCCAATCCACGCCTCCGCGCCGGCTACCAGATGCACAAGCTGTACCGGGCCGATGACCTCGATGTGCACAGCGACAAGCGACTCGTCCCGCTCGGCGGGAACACGGAACTGGGGTACTGA
- the queC gene encoding 7-cyano-7-deazaguanine synthase QueC yields the protein MTNTQKRAVVLLSGGLDSSTVLAMAIKDGYTCTALSFRYGQRHTVELERASKIAAHFGADHRVIDINIGSFGGSALTDETITVPTDGTADGVIPPTYVPGRNTVFIAVGLSLAEAIDAERIYLGINAVDYSGYPDCRPEYLNAFQRLADLATKAGLEGHGAILTAPLVEMSKTDIVNAALQLGVPIELTWSCYQGGAEPCGVCDSCRIRDKALIDAGHPELATTYAQARLSSP from the coding sequence ATGACGAACACTCAGAAACGCGCGGTGGTGCTGCTCTCGGGCGGCCTGGATTCCAGCACTGTCCTGGCCATGGCGATCAAGGATGGGTACACGTGCACGGCGCTGTCGTTCCGGTATGGGCAGCGGCACACGGTGGAACTGGAACGCGCCTCGAAGATCGCGGCGCATTTCGGAGCGGATCACCGCGTCATCGACATCAACATCGGGTCGTTCGGCGGCAGCGCCCTCACCGATGAGACCATCACCGTTCCCACCGACGGCACCGCAGATGGAGTGATTCCGCCGACCTACGTCCCGGGCCGCAACACCGTGTTCATCGCCGTGGGGCTGAGTCTCGCCGAGGCGATCGACGCGGAGCGCATCTACCTGGGGATCAACGCGGTGGACTACAGCGGCTACCCCGACTGCCGCCCGGAGTATCTGAATGCCTTCCAGCGCCTGGCCGATCTGGCGACGAAAGCCGGACTGGAGGGGCATGGGGCGATCCTGACGGCGCCGCTGGTGGAGATGAGCAAGACGGACATCGTGAATGCGGCGCTGCAACTCGGGGTGCCCATCGAGCTGACGTGGAGCTGCTACCAGGGGGGCGCGGAGCCGTGTGGGGTATGCGACTCGTGCCGCATCCGGGACAAGGCGCTGATCGACGCCGGGCACCCCGAACTCGCCACCACCTACGCCCAGGCGCGGCTGTCCAGCCCTTAA
- a CDS encoding ABC transporter substrate-binding protein: MKRMLIPLSVLLLAGAAGAQKTTLTIESWRNDDLKVWRDSIIPAFEKQNPDIHVVFSPSAPAEYNAVLDAKLKAGTAGDLLTCRPFDKSLELYKAKQLTSLNSLSGLKNFDEVAKAAWSTDDGKTTFCVPMASVIHGFLYNKAAFKELGLTEPKTEDQFLADLTKVKQGGKYEPLVMGTKDQWESATMGYQNIGPTVWNGETGRKGLISGAAQYNKGGFLQAFQALERWKPFLPRGYQALAYPDAQNMFAQGRGAIYPAGSWDIGTFRQMNPKLDLGAFPPYSIGGKKCVIDDHPDIGMGINAASKNQAAAQTFLNWVASDAFATLYANALPGFFPLANVKYTVQDPVAQQFLGWRAQCGKSFRSSYQILSRNANPNNENDLWNVSSQLLNGALTPQAAGDLVQKNLASWYAPQKGK, encoded by the coding sequence ATGAAACGGATGCTCATTCCGCTCTCTGTCCTGCTGCTGGCCGGCGCCGCCGGTGCCCAGAAGACGACCCTGACGATCGAAAGCTGGCGCAACGACGACCTGAAGGTCTGGCGGGACTCGATCATTCCCGCGTTCGAGAAGCAGAATCCGGACATCCACGTGGTGTTCTCGCCCAGTGCGCCGGCCGAATACAATGCCGTGCTGGACGCCAAACTCAAGGCCGGAACGGCGGGCGACCTGCTCACCTGCCGGCCCTTCGACAAGAGCCTGGAACTGTACAAGGCCAAGCAGCTCACCAGCCTGAACAGCCTGAGTGGACTGAAGAACTTCGACGAGGTCGCCAAGGCCGCCTGGTCCACCGACGACGGCAAGACCACCTTCTGCGTGCCCATGGCGTCCGTGATTCACGGCTTCCTGTACAACAAGGCGGCCTTCAAGGAGCTCGGCCTGACCGAACCGAAGACCGAGGATCAGTTCCTGGCCGACCTGACGAAGGTTAAGCAGGGCGGCAAGTACGAACCGCTGGTTATGGGCACCAAGGATCAGTGGGAGTCCGCGACCATGGGCTACCAGAACATCGGGCCGACCGTCTGGAACGGTGAAACCGGGCGCAAGGGGCTGATCTCCGGCGCGGCACAGTACAACAAGGGCGGGTTCCTCCAGGCCTTCCAGGCGCTGGAACGCTGGAAGCCCTTCCTGCCGCGCGGCTACCAGGCGCTTGCCTACCCGGACGCCCAGAACATGTTCGCGCAGGGACGTGGCGCGATCTACCCGGCGGGCAGCTGGGACATCGGGACGTTCCGGCAGATGAACCCCAAGCTGGACCTGGGGGCCTTCCCGCCGTACTCGATCGGCGGCAAGAAGTGCGTCATCGACGATCATCCCGACATCGGCATGGGCATCAACGCGGCCAGCAAGAACCAGGCGGCGGCACAGACCTTCCTGAACTGGGTGGCCTCGGACGCCTTCGCCACGCTGTACGCGAACGCCCTGCCGGGCTTCTTCCCGCTGGCGAACGTGAAGTACACCGTGCAGGATCCGGTCGCGCAGCAGTTCCTGGGCTGGCGCGCCCAGTGCGGCAAGAGCTTCCGCAGTTCGTACCAGATCCTGTCGCGCAATGCCAACCCGAACAACGAAAACGACCTGTGGAACGTGTCCTCGCAGCTCCTGAACGGCGCGTTGACACCGCAGGCCGCCGGGGATCTGGTGCAGAAGAACCTGGCGAGCTGGTACGCCCCGCAGAAAGGCAAGTAA
- a CDS encoding carbohydrate ABC transporter permease, whose product MTYPARRVRRPFPWHVVVFLAPAVLIYTVVMIYPILSSLWLSLRNHVADGPEHFVGLANYQRLLGTELYAQPLWNAIRNNLVFFVIHMLAQNPVGLLLAVLLSFRLRGSAVYRTLLFTPTVLSVVIIGFAWKLILNPAWGVQRSLLEPLHLQALDQPWLGLPGTALTTLGLISVWQNIGIPMLLFLAALVRIPDELYEAARLDGAGGWTIFRRIQLPLILPTVGIVSVLTFVGNFNAFDLIYSVQGALAGPNFASDILGTLFYRTFFGYQLQAGDQYMGAAVAGVMLLIILTGLLLYLVTVQRRLTEVEL is encoded by the coding sequence ATGACCTATCCCGCGCGCCGCGTCCGCCGGCCTTTTCCGTGGCATGTCGTGGTGTTCCTGGCCCCGGCCGTGCTGATCTACACGGTCGTGATGATCTACCCGATCCTGTCGTCGCTGTGGCTGTCGCTGCGCAACCACGTGGCCGACGGCCCCGAGCATTTCGTGGGCCTGGCGAACTACCAGCGGCTGCTGGGAACGGAGCTGTACGCCCAGCCGCTGTGGAACGCCATCCGCAACAACCTCGTGTTCTTCGTGATCCATATGCTCGCGCAGAATCCGGTCGGCCTGCTGCTGGCCGTGCTCCTCAGTTTCCGGTTGCGGGGCTCGGCGGTCTACCGCACGCTGCTGTTCACGCCCACGGTGCTGTCGGTGGTGATCATCGGCTTCGCGTGGAAGCTGATCCTGAACCCGGCGTGGGGCGTGCAGCGCAGCCTGCTGGAGCCGCTGCACCTCCAGGCGCTGGATCAGCCGTGGCTGGGGCTGCCCGGCACGGCCCTGACCACCCTGGGGCTGATCTCCGTGTGGCAGAACATCGGCATTCCCATGCTGCTGTTCCTGGCGGCGCTGGTGCGCATTCCCGACGAGCTGTACGAGGCCGCGCGGCTCGACGGCGCGGGCGGCTGGACCATCTTCCGGCGCATCCAGCTTCCGCTGATCCTGCCCACCGTGGGTATCGTGAGCGTCCTGACCTTCGTGGGCAATTTCAATGCCTTCGACCTGATCTACTCGGTGCAGGGCGCGCTGGCCGGACCGAACTTCGCGTCGGACATACTGGGCACGCTCTTTTATCGCACTTTCTTCGGATACCAGCTCCAGGCCGGGGATCAGTACATGGGTGCGGCCGTGGCGGGCGTGATGCTGCTGATCATCCTGACCGGACTGCTGCTGTACCTCGTGACCGTGCAGCGCCGCCTGACCGAGGTGGAGCTGTGA
- a CDS encoding carbohydrate ABC transporter permease gives MTAPGALPGQVTGPAPTEKAVVGRSTQVLAHVGLILFSLLATLPTLLIIMNSFKDRLSIFSHPFAFPTPSTFTLDGYHTVATSANFALFFLNSLVVTVGSLFLIVLTSSMAAFALSEYRFRLNTLTGLYLSIGIMVPIRLGTVGILNLMVGLHLVNTLWALILVYTAQGIPLAVFVLTSFMRGVPRDLKEAARIDGAGEYRIYGLILPLIRPALGAVTAISMIPIWNDLWFPLILAPGEKTKTIVLGASAFLGQFVNDYNAVLAALTLAIVPVVILYVLFSRQLVSGITGGALK, from the coding sequence GTGACCGCGCCAGGCGCCCTGCCGGGTCAGGTGACCGGCCCCGCCCCGACAGAGAAGGCGGTGGTCGGGAGGAGCACGCAGGTGCTGGCGCACGTGGGCCTGATCCTGTTCAGCCTGCTGGCCACGCTGCCCACCCTCCTGATCATCATGAATTCCTTCAAGGATCGCCTGAGCATCTTCTCGCACCCCTTCGCGTTCCCCACCCCGTCGACCTTCACGCTGGACGGCTACCACACCGTGGCGACTTCGGCGAACTTCGCGCTGTTCTTCCTAAACAGCCTGGTGGTGACGGTGGGTTCGCTGTTCCTGATCGTGCTGACGAGTTCCATGGCGGCCTTCGCCCTGAGCGAGTACCGCTTCCGGCTGAACACCCTGACCGGCCTGTACCTCAGCATCGGGATCATGGTGCCCATCCGCCTGGGGACGGTCGGCATCCTGAACCTGATGGTCGGGCTGCACCTCGTGAACACCCTCTGGGCGCTGATCCTGGTGTACACCGCGCAGGGCATTCCACTCGCAGTGTTCGTGCTCACCTCGTTCATGCGCGGTGTGCCCCGCGACCTGAAGGAGGCTGCGCGTATCGACGGGGCGGGCGAATACCGCATCTACGGCCTGATCCTGCCGCTGATCCGCCCGGCGCTGGGCGCGGTCACGGCCATCTCCATGATTCCCATCTGGAACGACCTGTGGTTTCCGCTGATCCTCGCGCCGGGCGAGAAGACCAAGACCATCGTGCTGGGCGCGAGCGCCTTCCTGGGTCAGTTCGTGAACGACTACAACGCTGTCCTGGCGGCCCTGACCCTGGCCATCGTGCCGGTCGTGATCCTGTACGTGCTGTTCTCCCGGCAACTCGTGAGCGGCATCACCGGCGGGGCGCTGAAGTGA
- a CDS encoding Gfo/Idh/MocA family protein yields MRRVGLIGAGLMGTVHAQAWAQRPGVLDAVYAPDDRARGFAARQGLTPYATLDDFWSAVDVVDLCTPTPTHAEYAVQAARAGKHVICEKPLARTLEEADRVIAACREGGVRLFVAHVLRFFPQYRLAWQQVQAGAVGEPRVLRLGRMSSPPTAGSWLLDEAQSGGVPLDLLIHDLDYARWIAGNVRSVSAVQARREGRVTVHATLSHVSGAITLVEGGWAAPPGVFRTHLDIAGTAGVIEWTSDAPTPWQAHGAVSVTPEQDGAALPELGADDPYAAELWHAYDALDSGAPFLIEPQDARASLALALAVIRSSESGQPVVVEA; encoded by the coding sequence ATGAGGCGCGTGGGCCTGATCGGCGCGGGCCTGATGGGTACCGTTCACGCGCAGGCCTGGGCGCAGCGGCCCGGCGTGCTGGACGCCGTGTACGCCCCGGACGACCGCGCCCGCGGGTTCGCCGCCCGCCAGGGTCTGACTCCGTACGCTACTCTGGACGACTTCTGGTCGGCGGTGGACGTGGTGGATCTCTGTACGCCCACCCCCACGCACGCGGAGTACGCCGTGCAGGCCGCCCGTGCTGGCAAGCACGTGATCTGCGAGAAGCCCCTGGCCCGCACGCTGGAGGAGGCCGACCGCGTCATCGCCGCGTGCCGGGAGGGCGGCGTGCGGCTGTTCGTCGCGCACGTCCTGCGCTTCTTCCCGCAGTACCGCCTGGCGTGGCAGCAGGTGCAGGCGGGCGCGGTGGGGGAGCCACGTGTGCTGCGCCTGGGCCGGATGTCGTCGCCTCCCACCGCCGGCAGCTGGCTGCTGGACGAGGCCCAGAGCGGTGGCGTGCCCCTCGACCTGCTGATCCACGACCTCGACTACGCCCGCTGGATCGCCGGAAACGTTCGGAGTGTATCTGCCGTGCAGGCCCGCCGGGAGGGGCGCGTAACCGTCCACGCCACGCTCTCGCACGTGTCTGGGGCGATCACGCTGGTGGAGGGCGGCTGGGCCGCGCCGCCTGGCGTGTTCCGCACGCATCTGGACATCGCGGGCACGGCGGGCGTGATCGAGTGGACGTCCGACGCACCGACGCCCTGGCAGGCGCACGGCGCCGTCTCTGTCACCCCGGAGCAGGACGGCGCCGCGCTGCCCGAGCTGGGGGCCGACGATCCCTACGCCGCCGAACTGTGGCACGCCTACGACGCGCTGGACAGCGGCGCCCCGTTCCTGATCGAGCCGCAGGACGCCCGCGCCTCTCTGGCCCTGGCCCTCGCTGTGATCCGCAGCTCGGAGTCCGGCCAGCCGGTGGTGGTGGAGGCATGA
- a CDS encoding Gfo/Idh/MocA family protein — MTPVRMALLGIAHVHAEGYATWLARQVDVEVIGFAEDGSALAAGFAASTGLRHLALADLLALHPHGVIVCSETVHHRSYVEAAASAGAHVLCEKPIATTLADAEAMLDACRRAGVAFHTAFPVRYSPAVQTLCAELQGGRLGGVLAYSGVNHSVSPDHERAWFSDPALAGGGAGMDHIIHLADLLHHFGERVERMAAQLRSVPQWTVPGHDQTDAAALVTLTLASGAVATIDGSWSRPRTYPRWGHLKLDVTGTGGMRSLDAFAEHLTVTNAHGRQWAGFGSDLNAAMLREFLTVCTGGTPPILADGRSGLEALRIVLAAYDSSRLGQPVALV; from the coding sequence ATGACGCCCGTGCGGATGGCCCTGCTGGGCATCGCCCATGTGCATGCGGAGGGGTATGCGACGTGGCTCGCCCGTCAGGTGGACGTGGAAGTCATCGGCTTTGCCGAGGACGGTTCGGCGCTCGCCGCCGGGTTCGCCGCGTCCACGGGCCTCCGGCACCTGGCGCTCGCAGACCTGCTGGCCCTGCACCCACACGGCGTGATCGTGTGCAGCGAGACCGTCCATCACCGTTCCTATGTGGAGGCCGCGGCGTCGGCGGGTGCGCATGTCCTGTGCGAGAAACCCATCGCCACCACCCTGGCAGACGCAGAGGCCATGCTGGACGCCTGTCGGCGCGCGGGCGTGGCCTTCCACACGGCGTTCCCGGTGCGGTACTCGCCCGCCGTGCAGACCCTCTGCGCCGAGCTTCAGGGCGGGCGGCTCGGCGGCGTGCTCGCGTACAGCGGCGTGAACCACTCGGTCAGCCCGGATCACGAGCGCGCGTGGTTCAGCGATCCCGCACTGGCCGGGGGCGGCGCGGGCATGGATCACATCATCCATCTGGCCGACCTGCTGCACCACTTCGGCGAGCGGGTCGAGCGCATGGCCGCGCAGCTCCGTTCCGTGCCGCAGTGGACAGTGCCCGGACATGACCAGACGGACGCGGCCGCCCTGGTCACCTTGACCCTCGCGTCCGGCGCGGTGGCCACCATCGACGGTTCCTGGAGCCGCCCGCGCACCTACCCGCGCTGGGGCCACCTGAAACTGGACGTGACGGGGACAGGAGGGATGCGCTCGCTGGACGCCTTCGCGGAACACCTGACCGTCACCAACGCCCACGGGCGGCAGTGGGCGGGGTTCGGGAGCGACTTGAACGCCGCGATGCTGCGCGAGTTCCTGACGGTCTGCACGGGCGGCACACCCCCAATCCTTGCGGACGGCCGGTCTGGCCTGGAGGCGCTGAGGATCGTGCTGGCCGCATACGACTCCAGTCGACTTGGGCAACCTGTCGCCCTGGTCTGA
- a CDS encoding HD domain-containing protein, producing the protein MDLHALLAQDARLPAVWAWVHAHMQGDAAHDDAHLLRVARWTRRCAPDLPAGVAIAAAFTHDVVNLPKNHPQRASASDLSAQAVRATLPGLGFTPAETLDVALAVLDHSYSRGAVPDTELGAALQDADRLDALGALGVLRVAGVGGQLGRPLLHPADPWAQGRDPDDLAYTVDHFFTKLLKLDGTFRTPAGQAEARRRTLTMRAFLAELASELEVAPPD; encoded by the coding sequence GTGGATCTGCACGCACTGCTTGCGCAGGACGCCCGCCTCCCAGCCGTGTGGGCGTGGGTTCACGCGCACATGCAGGGAGACGCCGCGCACGACGACGCCCACCTGCTGCGCGTGGCCCGCTGGACGCGCCGCTGCGCGCCGGATCTGCCCGCCGGTGTCGCCATTGCCGCCGCATTCACGCACGACGTGGTGAACCTCCCCAAGAACCATCCGCAGCGCGCCAGCGCCAGCGACCTCAGCGCACAGGCGGTGCGGGCCACGCTGCCCGGCCTGGGCTTCACGCCCGCCGAGACCCTGGACGTCGCGCTGGCCGTCCTCGACCATTCGTACTCGCGGGGCGCGGTGCCCGACACGGAACTCGGGGCGGCCCTCCAGGACGCGGATCGGCTCGACGCCTTGGGCGCGCTGGGCGTGTTGCGGGTGGCCGGGGTGGGCGGACAGCTGGGCCGCCCGCTGCTGCACCCGGCCGATCCGTGGGCGCAGGGCCGTGACCCGGACGACCTCGCGTACACGGTGGATCACTTCTTCACCAAGCTCCTGAAACTCGACGGCACCTTCCGCACTCCCGCCGGGCAGGCCGAGGCCCGTCGCCGCACGCTGACCATGCGCGCCTTCCTGGCGGAACTGGCCAGCGAACTGGAGGTCGCCCCCCCGGACTGA